GATTATTCGCCGCCGGCGATGGCGCGGCACTCTGCCGAACTGCAGCGCTTCCAGGCGCGGCTCGCGGCGATCGACGACAGCGCATGGCCGATCGCCCAACGCGTCGATTACATGGTCGTACGCGCCGAAATGCGCGGGATGGAATTCCAGCACCGCGTCGTCGAGCCGTGGAAGCGCGATCCGGCCTTCTATTCCACCACCAATCTCGGCTTCGGCCCGAAGATGCATGGCGCGATCGCCATCCCGACGCTGCCGATCGCAACGGAGAAGGCGGCCGAGCTGGCCCGCCGGCTGGACGCGGTGCCCGAGGCGCTGCGGCAGGCACGGGCGAACCTGACCGACGCGCGCGGCGACCTCGCCCGCCTCGCCATCGCGCAGAAGCAGGTCGAGGTGAACGTCTATGGCGAGCTCGCCGCGGCGGCCGCCAGGGTGCAGCCGTCGCTGGTGGCGCCGGCGAAGCGCGCGCAGGCGGCGGCCGCGTCGTTCAAGGCCTGGCTGGAGGGCATCGAGGCCGGGCTGCCCGCGCATGGCGGCGTCGGGCGCGACAATTATGCCTGGTATCTGCGCAACGTGCTGCTGCTGCCCTACACGCCCGAACAGATCGAGCTTCTCGGCGAGCGCGAATATCAGCGGCAGGTGGCGTTCCTGAAGATCGAGGAACATCGCAACCGCGCGATTCCGATGCCGGAGCCGGTGAAGACCCGCGAAGCGTTCGACGCCAAGCGCGCCGGGGAGGATGCGGACCTGCTGCGCTTCCTGCGCGACGGGCAGTGGATGACGATCCCTGACTATGTGAAGCACGATCCGGAAGAGGGGCCCTATATGTTCCCCTTCGAGAAGGATCCGTCGCGGCCCGGCCTGTTCGACCCGCCGCTGAACCTCCATTTCTTCTTCCAGAGCGAGTTCCGCGACGGCCGCCCGCTGCGCGCGCACAACCTGCCCGGCCACGCCTTCGACGCGCTGCAGGCGGCGCGCGACACGCGGCCGATCCGTGGGCAGCAGCGGCTGTTCTTCGTCAACGGCCTGCGCAACGAGGGCTGGGCCTTCTATCTGGAGGAATTCATCCTGCAGGCGGGGATGCTGGCGGATCGGCCGAAGACGCGCGAGATGGATTATATCCTCGGCGCAAAGCGCGCCGCGCGGATCCTGCCCGAACTCAGGATGCAGTCCAACGACTGGACGTGGAAGCAGGCCAACGCCTCGCTGATCGCGCGCACGCCCAAATGGATGAAGCCGGGCGACGCGGTGGCGCAGTTCGATATCGAGCTTTACCTGCGCCAGCCGGGCTATGGCATCGGCTATTACATGGGCAAGCTGGAACTGGAAAAGCTGCTGGCCGACGTCGCGATGCACGAGGGCGACGGCTTCGACATCAAGCGCTTCCACGACACTTTCCGCGCCGCCGGTTCGATCCCGATCGCGCTGATCCGCTGGGAGATGACGGGCGACGACAGCGAGATAAGGACGCTGCGCGACCGAGATTGAGGCCGGGCGCCATCATTTCTTCCCCGAGCTTTGCTTGGGGAGGACGTCGCTGGCGCCAGCGCCGATGTGCGACCGCGATGGGGCAGCGATACTTTCCTGCCCCGAGCCCCTAGTGAACAACCGGCCCCGCCCGTTCCGCCAGCCGCGCGACAAGGCCAGCGGCGATTTCGCCGAAGGCGCGCGGTTCGGGGCGGTCGCGCCGCTGTCGGGTGAACTTCCGCTTCCGTCCGGGAATTGCGTCGAGGATCATCCTGGCCTCCATCGTTCTCTATTTGTTCTAGCGCGTCTATGCCCGGTTTGCAAGGGGATTGACTCTAATTCTATATAAGTAGACTTATTGCGCATGACCCGAAGCCGATCTCCTTCGCCCGCGACGCGGACATTGCTTGCACTGCTTGTGGAGGCGGGGGAGGGCTGGTCGCACGGTTATGACCTCGCGCGCCTGTCCGGCGTCAAATCGGGCACGCTCTATCCGATCCTGATCCGGCTGGAGGCGCAGGGCCATCTCGAGGCGCAGTGGATGCCGCCCGCGGAGCCGGGGCGGCCGGCGCGGCATGCCTATCGGTTGACGCCGGCCGGCCGCCGGTTCGCGCTCCAGAACCCGGTTGCGTCGCCGCAGCGCGGCCATGCCCCGCTTTCGGGAACCCCCGCCCGATGACTGCGTGCTTGCGCCTGCTCGCCGTCGCCATGGTCCGTCTTGCCGCGCGCCTGCTGCCGGGTGAGATGCGCGAATGGGGGCAGGCGATGCGCCATGAGGTGGCGGCGATCGGCGATGGCGGGGCGGCACTGCGCTTCGCATTCGGGTGCCTGGGCTTCGCATCCGGCCGCGCCATCCTGGCGGGTGCCGGCGCGCGCCCGCGCCGGACGGCGGCGGTCTGCGCAGTCGTCGCCACCGCATCGGGGCTGGCCTATCTCGCGATCGCCGGCGCGCCGTTGCGCTACATCCAGATGAACCTCGCGGCGCTGATCGTCGGGCTGGCGGTCGCCGCGGTGTTGGCCCCACGGCTGCGGGCGATGGCCGGCGCGGCGGGGGCGGCGCTGCTCCTGCTTCTCGCACTGCCGCTTGGCGTGAGCGTGAACGGCGCAACCCGCTGGCTGGCGCTGGGCGGGGTGATCGTCCAGCCCAGCCTGATGCTGGTGCCGCTGGCCACGCTCGGCTTCGCGCGAGAGCGCAACGGCGTGACGGCCGCGGCGATGATCGTGCTTGCCGGCGTGCTTGCCGCGCAGCCCGACCGGGCGATGGCGGGCGCGCTCGCGGCGGCGATGCTGGTGATGGCGCTGCGCCGGTTCGGGGCGTGGAGCGCAGCGGCGCTCGCCGCGGCGGCGGCGGCCTTTCTGGTGACGATGCTGCGGCCCGATACCCAGCCGGCCATGCCCTATGTCGACCGGATCATCGGGTCATCCTTCGCGGTCCACCCGCTGGCGGGGGTGGCGGTGATCGGCGGACTGGCGGTGATGCTGCTGCCGGCCGTGCTCGGCTGGCGCGCCGGCCCGCGCGACCGCGATCTGCACGTGGTGTTCGGCGCGGTGTGGATCGCGATCATCCTGGCGGCGGCGCTGGGCGATTATCCGACGCCGCTCGTCGGCTATGGCGGCAGCGCGATCATCGGCTACGCGCTGTCGCTGGCGGGGTTGCCGGGCAAGCGCGCGCGCGGCGGCGTCGCGGCAAGCGATCTTCCTCCCCGGCGGCCGGCGTCGGAAAGCGGGACCGCTGCCGAACGGCGGTGGTGGCAGGGCCGGCGCCGAACCGTTCCGATCACGCCATGCTAGCGGAGCGTTGGCCGGGGCGGCTCCGCGCCTCCCGTTGATCGCGCGCTCCCGTCGCTCGGCGGGGAGGCGGTTGCCCCCCCCAAGATTAGGTCCAATGCCGGCCCATCCGCGGCTGCGCAGCACCGGCTTGCCCTTGCGCAGCCGCGCCCACCGGGCCCAAGGTGCGGCTGCATGCGCAGAAGAAAGATCCTGTTCGTCGCGACAGTCCTGGCGGTCTGCGCCGGCATTGCGCCTCTCGTCGTTGCGGCGCATGTGGCGGAGACGCGTGCGCTGCGGGCCGAACAGGATTCTCTGGCCGCCAACGCCCGCCGGGCGATGCGCGGCGCGAACCTGAATCTCCAGCAGGCGGAACAGGGGCTGCGCGCGATCGAGAAGGAGCGCTGGCAGGGGTGCTCGCCGGGGCATATCGCCCGCATGCGCCAACTCGCGGTCGACAATCCGGTGATCGACGAGGTCGGCTATTATCGG
The window above is part of the Sphingomonas sanxanigenens DSM 19645 = NX02 genome. Proteins encoded here:
- a CDS encoding DUF885 family protein, with the protein product MRITLRLAAALLAVSSMAAAATGAGAPVAAQTAQAPAGYDALVALYQAFRAFVPPPVVKDVPDYSPPAMARHSAELQRFQARLAAIDDSAWPIAQRVDYMVVRAEMRGMEFQHRVVEPWKRDPAFYSTTNLGFGPKMHGAIAIPTLPIATEKAAELARRLDAVPEALRQARANLTDARGDLARLAIAQKQVEVNVYGELAAAAARVQPSLVAPAKRAQAAAASFKAWLEGIEAGLPAHGGVGRDNYAWYLRNVLLLPYTPEQIELLGEREYQRQVAFLKIEEHRNRAIPMPEPVKTREAFDAKRAGEDADLLRFLRDGQWMTIPDYVKHDPEEGPYMFPFEKDPSRPGLFDPPLNLHFFFQSEFRDGRPLRAHNLPGHAFDALQAARDTRPIRGQQRLFFVNGLRNEGWAFYLEEFILQAGMLADRPKTREMDYILGAKRAARILPELRMQSNDWTWKQANASLIARTPKWMKPGDAVAQFDIELYLRQPGYGIGYYMGKLELEKLLADVAMHEGDGFDIKRFHDTFRAAGSIPIALIRWEMTGDDSEIRTLRDRD
- a CDS encoding PadR family transcriptional regulator, which gives rise to MTRSRSPSPATRTLLALLVEAGEGWSHGYDLARLSGVKSGTLYPILIRLEAQGHLEAQWMPPAEPGRPARHAYRLTPAGRRFALQNPVASPQRGHAPLSGTPAR